A single region of the Canis lupus familiaris isolate Mischka breed German Shepherd chromosome 35, alternate assembly UU_Cfam_GSD_1.0, whole genome shotgun sequence genome encodes:
- the ARMH2 gene encoding armadillo-like helical domain-containing protein 2 has translation MAKAYAYFMQFCAQIHQYFAGLYRRSQKFWNVTVKRFFIKNEEEEDIPLAETISHKEKIVVLGRLLKNESLAIEKRAQAANRMGLLSFTGGPTTGKFVAKYMKEVAHLLQNHPMAPKAKILLLQGIASWCYLNPVSQKKAKRLKFIPILVEILEDRFDSTIKREINSNLLVKFWTCYVLSVMTCNNLPCMKELKEYTTLKYHLQILTTENWSGWPENYAEVLYFLIGFHRN, from the exons ATGGCTAAGGCCTATGCTTACTTTATGCAATTTTGTGCTCAGATTCACCAGTATTTTGCGGGGCTGTATAGGCGCTCCCAGAAGTTCTGGAATGTCACTGTTAAACGCTTTTTCATtaagaatgaagaggaagaagatatCCCTTTAGCTGAGACTATTTCTCACAAGGAAAAAATTGTGGTGCTTGGCCGTTTATTGAAGAATGAATCTCTAGCCATTGAGAAGAGGGCTCAAGCTGCAAATAGAATGGGACTACTATCCTTTACAG GAGGACCAACCACTGGGAAATTTGTAGCTAAGTACATGAAAGAAGTAGCTCACTTGCTGCAAAATCACCCAATGGCACCCAAAGCGAAGATCTTGCTGCTCCAGGGTATAGCCAGTTGGTGTTACTTAAACCCTGTCAGCCAGAAAAAAGCCAAGCGTTTGAAGTTTATTCCTATTCTTGTTGAGATTCTTGAGGACAGATTTGATTCTAccatcaaaagggaaataaacagcAACCTCCTCGTTAAATTTTGGACTTGTTACGTTCTCTCTGTCATGACATGCAATAACTTGCCTTGCATGAAGGAGCTTAAAGAGTACACTACTCTAAAATATCACTTGCAAATTTTGACAACCGAGAATTGGTCTGGGTGGCCTGAGAATTATGCAGAGGTACTGTATTTCCTAATTGGATTTCACaggaattaa